GAGGTTCGCGATGATGATGAGGGTTAGGTTGAAACTCACCAGGGATATCGAGGAAGGAATATGAGGGAGAAGATTTAGGTTGCATGGAACCAAAAGGGAAGGTAGTCTCATCAAAGGTGACATGACGAGATATTATAATCTTTTTAGATTCTAAGTCAAGGCATCGATACCCGCGATGATTGGATGGGTAACCAAGAAAGATGCATGGGGTGGAGCGTTTTGCGAGTTTGTGAGTGGTGTGGAGGTGTGGATAGCATAAATATCCAAACACATGAAGATGAGAGAATTTAGGGTTTTTGTTAAAAAGACGGGTGAAAGGATGTCATTTGAGATGGATATAGAGGGTAGGATGTTAAAGAGATGTGTGGCCATATGAAGAGCCTCAACCCAATATTCGGGAGGTATGCGGGCGTGAAAAAGTAGCGAGCGGATGCAGTTATTGATGGTGCGGATCATGCATTCTGACATCCCATTTTATTGGGAGGTGTATGGACATGAGAAGCGAAATTCAATACCGTGAGTGGCAAAGAGTTCATGAAAGGAGGTGTTGTCGTATTCTCCCCCATTATCACACTGAAAGGTTTTGATTTTGGTGTTAAAGTGGTTTTGGACATATGCATGAAACTGGAGGAATTTTGAGTAGACGTCAGATTTCTTTCGAAGGGGATAAACCCATAAAAAATGCCTATAATGgtctaataataacatataatatttaaaaccTCCTACGCTAGTAATGGGTGATGTCCATAAATCAGAATGTATTATCTCAAATGGTTTGGAAACAATCGAAGTAGAACGAGAAAAAGGTAACCGAATATGTTTTCCTAACTGACACGCATTACATAAAGTATTAGCCGGAGCTTTATTACAATTGAAAAAACCACAAGATACTAAAGTACGTAAAATATGATCGCATGGGTGTCGAAGTCGGTTATGCCAAAGAGGTTGACTTGTTGAAAGTAAAGAAATCTTGGATAGTTTTGAAGGGGTGACAGGATAAAGGTCACCATCACTGTCACATCGGAGAAGGGTGTGTCTGGTCCGGGCATCCTTCACAGAAAAACTAAAATCTTCAAACTCAATTGTAGTCTTATTATCTTTGTTGAATTGTTTAACAGAAATTAAGTTTTTGACAATATTGGGTGTAACAAGAATATTATGGAGGTGTAAAAGTCGATATGGGTTGGGTAAGGTAGCATTACCAGATGTTAATACAGGTATGGTGGAACCGTCACCGACAATAACTGATGAAACAATGTTTTTATTAAAAATAGAACTGAGTTTACCTGGATCCGAGGCAAGATGGGATGTAGCTCCGGTGTCCATGTACCAACCGTCATCATTAGGATCTTGGAGTGAACATGCATTAAATGCATGAGGGAGGGAGGTGGCATCTCCACTATTTTTTGAAGGAAACCATGACCATGGAGGCGTCATTCCAGAAGAATTTCCAGCAACGAAGGCTTGTGGGTTGGGTCCAAGAATCCCAGAAGTGTTGGGCTGAGAGTACTGCTGCCTGTTGGAATTATTAATGTGATTAAGGCCACTGTTAAAATAATTATGTGAGTAGTTGGGCCTCCAAGTCCATGGTGGAGGCTGAGCCCAATTAAAATTGGGAGCTAAATACGTAACAGTACCATAGGGATTAATATTCCCTCCGTCTCTTTTGTTTCCACGAGAATTACCGCCGCTGctatttttgttatcattaatacGCCTACCACCACCATCTCTATTATATCGATTCCCGTTATTATTCCGGTTATTATTCCGGCAGCCGTTGTTCCTATTTCCACCAATTGTTCCATTATTGCTGTTGTGGTTTGAATCAGTGAACAAAATTGTGGGGCTAGAACTATGGTCAGAATGTGAAGGAGTGGCGAGCGGAGGTTTGCGATTATTCATTCGTTTCTCTGCTAGCAAAAGCATCGAACGAGCCTGGAGGAAGGTCAAGAACTTTTCTCGGTGAGTGATTATTTCAGCAGAGTTATCGAATTTTTCGGGCAAACCGTTTACCATGTGCATGACAAGAGTTTTATCTTCCACCGGAGAGTCAATATTTCCGATCAAGTCTGCGATGGTTTGAATTCGACGGCAATATTCGGTGATGGTGTTGTCACCGAGGACAATTGAATGGAGTTAATTATGAAGTTCAACAACACGGCTTTCCTTATTGTTACGGAACAAACTCTCAATATGTTCCCAAAGTTGATGCTCGGAGAATCGGCGTTTGACAACCGATTGAAGAAGAGGTTTGGCGAGAGTTCCATAGATCCACAGCTTTACCAGGGAGTCGGTTTCTTCCATACTTTGTCATCGTCACCGATTGGTTTGCTCGAGCCATCTAGATGACCGATGAGATCAAAAGTCATACAATGGGTCTCAAATAGTTCTCGCCATGAATCATAATTGAGTTCCTCAAGGTCGAGATTCAAAGGGACGAATGTACGAATATTTGAGACACCAAAGTTGTTTGAGAGGGAGAGCTCTTTTCCTTCTGCCATAATATGGGTGAATAGAGGTGTAGGGAAGAAAAAAGAAAAATAGTTTGTGAGAGGCTTGAAGGAAGATAATTAAGGTGAGAGGATTGTAGAAGATGAAGAAATTATGGAAGAGATGAATGCTCTGATTACCATATAATTGAAATGGTTTCTCTGTATCTTTCTCATTGCACACAAAAACAATATATAGTACAACATTTACAACTGTCATCCATGAATTACGGATGTGACAAAGCTATTTACAACTCATAAGAAATCAAGATAATAGCTATTCTAAAAATACATAAAGATACTAAATATAGAAAAGATATACACGTCTTAatattgagcatccccaacctcattctaacagataggagacctacactttctaccatacagagcttcaaacagtgcgactttaatacttgcatgatagctgttattataagaaaattcagctagcggcaaatatctatcccactcattaacaaaatcaataacacacgctcgtaacatgtcttccaatgtttgaatggtccttttactctgaccatccatctgtggatgataagcggtgctcatatctaacttagttcccaaagcttcctacaaggattgccaaaacctcgatataaattgactgtctcggtatgaaataatagatacaggaacaccatgtcttgaaacaatctccttcaaatacaaatgagtaagcttctccatcgaatatgtttccttaatcggcaagaaatgagctgactttgtgagtcggtcaacaatcacccaaatggtatcataaccacccacaactctcggtaatttcgtaataaaatccattgtaataccttcccacttccactcaagAATATCAGGTTGCACTAATAGtccagatggtttctgatgttcagctttaaccttagcacaggtcaaacacttagccacgtagccacatcagctttcaaattaggccactaatatagctccttaagatcatgatacatcttttctgaaccaggatgaataaagtacctagacgtatgagcctcatctaaaacaagttgtcacagatcaccaaactttggaacccaaagacgtcccgcaaagtatctagtaccatctgctcgtaccccaaacttcttagccatgcctctgactttctcgttcacaaaattctcctccttcaaggcttcctgttgtgcctcaagaatcttccTAGCGAGGTTTGTacgaatggtcatattcaaggccctaaacctacgaggttcagccctctctttacgacttaacgcatcagccacaacattggcctttcccagatgatataaaagttcgcaatcataatcattcaacatctcaacccacctacgctgcctcatatttaactgtttctgatcaagaatatgttgaagaattttgtgatcagtgtacactgtacttttgaccccatacaaataatgtctccaaatcttaagtgcaaacacaacagctcccaattctaaatcatgggttgtataattctgttcatggatcttcaattgacgtgacatgtaagcaataactttctttcactacatcaaaacacagccaaagccctgacgcgatgcatcacaatagataacaaaattgtcattaccctcaggtagtgacaatatcagagcggtagtcaacttcttcttcatagtttgaaaagcagtctcttgttcatctttccactcatacttcttccccttgtgcgttaaagcagtcagaggttttgctatacgagagaaatcttgaatgaaccttctataataacctgccAGCCCGAGAAACtgatgaatctgagtaggagtcttccgAATTTCCCATTTcttaattgcctcaatcttggcaggatcaacttgtattccctgtttattaacaacatgtccaaggaattgaacttctattaaccagaaagcacactttgagaacttagcgtacaactcttctttcctcaataaatcaagcaccaacttcaaatgttctttgtgTTCTTCATTACTCTTGgagtaaataaggatgtcgtcgatgaaaacaataacgaatttttccagatagggtctacacacatggttcatgaggtccacgaACACAGCAgctgcatttgtcaatccgaacagcataacaaggaattcgtagtgaccataacaggTGCGGAAAgtggttttcggaacatcagattctttaacacgcagttgatgataactggaacgaagatcgatcttagaataaatagacgaaccttgaagctgatcgaacagatcatcgattctaggaagagggtaacggtttttaacagtaagcttgttcaattcgtgataatcaatacacaaacgaaacgaaccatctttctttttaacaaatagaacaggagctccccaaggggacgaattaggacgaataaaacccttgtctaacaactcacggagttgacgcgacaattcttgaagttcgaacggtgcaagtcgataaggagcacgtgctacaggagcagcaccaggaacaagatcgatttgaaaatctaccgcgcgttgcggcataaggccaggtaaatcttcgagaaatacctcgggaaaatctctaacaatacgaACATCATCAatgctcttctcttctctatcagaatcaacaacatgggctagaatagcatgacagcctttgcgaagatgtttaagaactttcaaacagctaataagattcaaCTGTcagcatttcttatccccaaaaaccatcagtggctctccaaccacattagtaatacgaacagctttctcataacacactatttcagcacgattcgcagacaaccaatctatgccaataacaacgtcaaaactgcTTAGATCAATCGGTAttaaatctacctcaaaatctctatcagccagattaatgttacacttatgaTACAcactcttagcagtaagcactttaccattagctacctctaaaacataagttctgtctaaaggagttaacggtgttttgatctttggactaaatttacttgacacgaaacttaaatcaaccCCTTAATCAAATAGTACCTAAACCGATAAATCGTTGatcgagaacgtacccgtaacaagttttggatcttcctcagcatccctggcattaatgttgaatgtTCTTCCACGTGCGTTCTCAGTAGTCTTCTTATTggggcaggcatcacggaaatgcccaagcttaccacattcataacaaaccttCTAATTTccaccatttctcggcttcccattaccattaccaccattgttaccaccattattaccagcaCTTGCAGTAGGAGTAGCAGTATCCGGCATGATCACCGTACAATTTTTAGTAATGTGTCCCTGCTTAGAACACCTTttacaagtaaccgtacaataaccatcatgagccttataacatcgcgAACAAACACGCTGGTTACGGTTATTCGAACCAgagtatcttgtttcttctgctgactttggttctggttgcggttgttatcccacttctttttcccattatcagcctttttaacaacttACTCACTAGCATCAGTCGCAGCTTtcttacttctcctcaaaatcttatattaagcttatgcgccatagacatagcagcttcaatagtctggggcacactagactcaaccccatgctcaatctgCTCTGATAACCCATcgatataagcttcaatcttacggtcctcatcagcataagcatttggacacaacaacgtcaattcgaagaacctttgctcataggcatctaaatcggtgcccttcatttttaaGTTCTTAAGCTCAGTCTTCGGCTTCTTAAGTTCACTCCttggacgataacgggtgatcatcctctctttaaaatcattccaagacaaaccataagcagcatcattacccaaactactaaccaaattattccaccaagttaaagcactgtctttaagagtgcagctggtgaaactaaccttgtcctcatcaCGGACTCTACTAACCCGAAAAATAGACTCAACcttttcaaaccaacgagtaagtccaatgggtccttcggtgccactaaattcttgtggacgactggCCATGaaagtcttgtaggagcatcccacctggttgttggcattaacattagcattagctgccattGCAGCTGCTATCCCTTCAGAAATAAGGCGTTACATACGAGCTTCAttggactcacggggaggcatgatctttaaaacagaataacacaaccgttagtactaagaataataccagtgttataaaggaatagattgaacacgaaaagattaaccattaaaataatagtcaacaaACACTATGtgtaataacatgatagttatgatagttatagaaatagccaccacatgcgtatatactttatgataaaaatcatacaacatacatagcacgtaacatacatgaactatattacgcataatataacatgccaagagtcacaacatcagaaataaaatatgataatgataacagatgtcataaaagaaataaccatccatacataaatgaaaatatcccataacaaaatcctcggcaaaaaCGTCGTACATCACCTAAAAATGAATGTATACTATGAAATAAAATAATCACTCATGACATCACATCACATCTGCTTTGAGTGGGTGTGATAAGTTGGGCCGGTATGAGGCtcgtcaggagtctcatacttcctcaactttcctttcacttcctcCAACTCCGTCTTCAGACCACGAATcacgctctcaagagcctcgaacttagcatccaCCTCATGGTTACGCTTCCTAGTCTCAATCTCGATTCCATGCTTGAAGCTAACGAACGTATCCATAtcagctctaatctcatccatcacctcCGTATGCGGAAAGACACGCATACAGTCGCTAAAAGCATCAATGAGAGTCTCGTTCGTATATGTCCTAGTCATATGAGTGATGGTATCCATGTAGTAGTTAATAGGGTCCCTCAGGCGAGGCTGCCGTGCACGACGACGGGCAGCAGACGGGGAAACAGGAGCAGGAACAGAAATGTTACTCgaggtcgacatctgcaaacagtaaaaccacaaaccacatatAAAATAGAAATGACATAAGCAATAACTTATAATTAtttctcatacgaaatgaaatgcataataattctATAACAAgaaaggccgggctgtagactagactctaatgcacccgaaaaactacgggttgaccacattatggccgcctagttccctacaaccagagctctgataccaactgtgatggccccatcaatacacttaacggctctgtcacttggtcccacagcttgatcgaactttaaatgaatttaataaacaacattgcattcttttattcaaaaggttTTCCAAAAAAGAattttaccaaaatatgtagtttaaacaaacccaacatattaaataaccaATTGACATAAAACACTGTCAATCAATACCCACAATTTAATAAtccaaaagagaatgcaagttcaatgtttcataaaatgtttaacaaaatctgcccaatgcatgcagacacttctaacacagcggaagcaccacacaactcaagtacctgtgaaaacatgcaagtaaactatcaacaaaaatgttgagtgaattataggtttaaataaacgtataaactttagaccacaagatttcaaaatgttagaaaacataaaagattattccattatctatgagccacctggtaaccacttaaccatttccatacccttaccaaacacaatatatatacactgaacaggagtatcttcaaataaatacaaAGTACTaacacatttcgattataaattgctagcgcgactagctcgaaatggggctgtcaagccagatagatctatccatagggttcgcgttcaccagtagaaaccagtgattactgttaccagactagggaatattttcgttcaactcataattaataatttaaatttaattgtcacttatgtctaaacgtataacaaaatgcatgtaatcacatcccaaaaatactttaaaaagtatgaaaaacgggactataactcaccttaacataAATGAAGTAGTAACACAGAAAATGTGAATtccacgaagtaaagtgatcaagaatgatcacaaatccgacctataaataaagcaggtcgatataaataacttacttaggtcaagtcttagtatgatagctatagtacttgttgcaagtaagcaTAGAACATCACTCAGTATGCTtcagtttgatcagaacagcgtaaggacatgtactttctatttttagaaagtttctttttttagcaggtttccatttttggaaagtttatattttaggaaagtttctatattagaaaagtttctattttggaaagtttctattttaagaaagtttctatttttggaaagtttctatttttagaaagttttcatatttagaaagttgctatttttggaaagtttataagttagaaaagttttcttaattagaaagtcaacaaaactcaactgaaagtcaaagtcgactgaaagtcaactcaaaagtcatccTTGGTCAAaaatagtcaacattgaattttaaagtataaattatattaataacataagttataatgttatttaaagtcatatatgtataatcatgtaatatcataagtttaattaaattaaattgaattattaaagttaacataagtttaaatgatataattaatataacataagtatttaactaattaattaaatcttaatcataacataagtattattaattaataataaatttttaatcatatcataaatattattaattaataatgaattgttaatcatatcataagttttaattaaaattattaaatcatcagtatttaataattaaattataattaaataataattaagtcttataaaattaaataataaattaatctttattataagtcttattataataatctcataacataagtttaatacttaccataagtatttttcattaataataaaagtattattaatcataagtttaattaaatgtttaatgaaatcaaatgtaattaataaatgatataatgaatatatatatatatcataagtcttaaattagaataattacttttatatcataagtaatttaataataatgaaaatcattatttatatcataagttagatgttataaccataagttttaattaaaagttcatcgggtcataacttgagccccgggtgtcagttttcggcgagtcttatatatacctccacctaaccaaaccacccaacacattagtgcactcaagaacaccccaagaacagccccaAGTCATGACCAACCGCCATATTTCAACTTAGgactttaatccgatcaaaaacatgttttagtcataccgggtgatccgtaactcggatttcgatgacctgtacattccaatcatcaatcctaacacactagtacaccctagagactccaaaagtggtcacaaatgtagtgacccgaaattttccatgtttatatatattaattgagattgatatttacatgattaaatgtttccaacatgttaagcaatcaaacttgttaagacttgattaattgaaatatgtttcatatagacaattgaccacccaagttgatcggtgattcacgaacgttaaaacttgtaaaaactatatgatgacatatatatggatatatatatatatatagttaacatgatactatgataagaaaacatatcataaagtatattaacaatgaactacatatgtaaaaacaagactactaacttaatgatttttaaacgagacatatatgtaacgattatcgttgtaaagacatttaatgtatatatatcatattaagagatattcatacatgataatatcatgataatataataatttaaaatctcatttgatattataaacattgggttaacaacatttaacaagatcgttaacctaaaggtttcaaaacaacacttacatgtaacgactaacgatgacttaacgactcagttaaaatgtatatacatgtagtgttttaatatgtatttatacacttttgaaagacttcaatacacttatcaaaatacttctacttaacaaaaatgtttacaattacatcctcgttcagtttcatcaacaattctactcgtatgcacccgtattcgtactcgtacaatacacagcttttagatgtatgtactattagtatatacactccaatgatcagctcttagcagcccatgtgagtcacctaacacatgtgggaaccatcatttggcaactagcatgaaatatctcataaaattacaaaaatatgagtaatcattcatgacttatttacatgaaaacaaaattacatatcctttatatctaatccatacaccaacgaccaaaaacacctacaaacactttcattcttcaattttcttcatctaattgatctctctcaagttctatcttcaagttctaagtgttcttcataaattccaaaagttctagtttcataaaatcaagaatactttcaagtttgctagctcacttccaatcttgtaaggtgatcatccaacctcaagaaatctttgtttcttacagtaggttatcattctaatacaaggtaataatcatattcaaactttggttcaatttctataactgtaacaatc
This genomic stretch from Rutidosis leptorrhynchoides isolate AG116_Rl617_1_P2 chromosome 11, CSIRO_AGI_Rlap_v1, whole genome shotgun sequence harbors:
- the LOC139875839 gene encoding uncharacterized protein — protein: MVNGLPEKFDNSAEIITHREKFLTFLQARSMLLLAEKRMNNRKPPLATPSHSDHSSSPTILFTDSNHNSNNGTIGGNRNNGCRNNNRNNNGNRYNRDGGGRRINDNKNSSGGNSRGNKRDGGNINPYGTVTYLAPNFNWAQPPPWTWRPNYSHNYFNSGLNHINNSNRQQYSQPNTSGILGPNPQAFVAGNSSGMTPPWSWFPSKNSGDATSLPHAFNACSLQDPNDDGWYMDTGATSHLASDPESKKIIISRHVTFDETTFPFGSMQPKSSPSYSFLDIPGEFQPNPHHHREPPITTSNSASSDLPLSPPPLPSSNIEAPPPSTPTGPVPSSSTT